Genomic segment of Papaver somniferum cultivar HN1 unplaced genomic scaffold, ASM357369v1 unplaced-scaffold_163, whole genome shotgun sequence:
GGTGGAAAGACAATTGGGGCTTCACCTAAAGTACCCAAAACAGGTGAGGGTGCTAGTTtaggatatatatttatatggGGTTGATTTTGTCATCTTTATTGTTTGTTCTAATTCTTATAGTTCATCTTTCTAGGCTTAAAGGTGGGATTACTTGAAGATGTTGCTCTATCAGCACCTCGTGATCTTGTTAAGGTGCGCTCTCATATCTTTGAGTCGATTTTTTATGTAAGAGTAATGTACTCAATTGAGTTGTATTGGACTCAGCAGTATGTTCACAACTTGTACTTACCTGTGTAGTTTAAATAGGCATGGTTGTGCACATTTATgttcatttttatcttctttgatGATGGATTTGATTATTTAATCGGTATTAGATGGGGATAGGGTAGGATTTTATGGATTTGTCAAATTTAGATATGTTCTAATTTGTGTAAATTATTGAATCAACCCTATATGGATTCTCTTTTTCCAATATCAACTGTCAGGTCAAATACACGAGCCAACAATTTGTTTTTCTTACTACTGTCAGTTGTGGGAAACCGATAGTTCTTAACAGGTCAAAACCTTACAGCTGTTTGAATGGTTTTGAATCTTATTGAATCAATGGTGTGCGATGTGGCCCGAAATCTGACCAAGCCAAACCATATTCAGCCCTGATACATTGGCATGAAAATATTGCATAATCTGTCTGGAATTGGGTATAGTGAAGTGAATGGTATCTATTCAccattgatcaattgagcaaacCCAAGCATTGGACTATATAATAATGAACTTAGTTGAATTGATTTTCTCtgtatttttattttgggttgtttgttctcCGTTGTTCCAGACTCTGCCCCTTTCCTTTGTACACTCTCCTTTTTTGAATGCATTCAGAGGTTTGTAATGTGCTCAGCGGTGTGTTCTTAAGAAGTGCACGTGTGGACAGGAACCTAAGCATTTTATTTCTGCATTTTATGGCTGTAATGGTTTTAGTTTTGATATTCTTAGACATAGCCCACCTTGCTGTTATGGAAAAAGCGTTAATATAACCCATATCTGTGAATTGTAAACAAATCTTTCCTTTTCTGTGGTATTGGGTTACTATAACATTGCGGGTCAACTGCTTTATAAAGTCGAACAATAAAAATTTTGGTCAACGGGCATCTAACCATTCATCGTTGGTTCAATGCAGGTTTCTATTTCAGGTGCAATGCCGGTGATGCCACCTCCAGCTACAAGTGAGGCACAAATGGCTTCGCCTGAAGTACCCATAAAAGGTTTAAAGGAGGAATTACTTGAAGATATGGCTACGGCAACACCTCTTGATCTTGTTACAGTAGGTTCTCATATCTTTTAGTTGATTTTTTTGAGGTATAATTCTGAAGATCAAATCTTAGCACCTTAACACCAGCCTTATCAACATGAATAGCTTTCTGAATCGATTTGTTTATTCCACCTCTTGGCTGGGTAAAGTATATTACAAGTAGCTATACAGATGTTGAAAATAGCAAGCTCACAAGCTTAATGAATGAATTATAGGGTTTTTAGTTGTTTATAACTCAAGTACTTACTTGGTAAGAGCATCTTGGTACAGTCCGCATATTAAGTGTTACTTTTGCTGTTCAACATTGgtcaaaacaattcttctagggtCTCAATTACAGAGGTTTTGTTATAGCTAAATATCTAATACAATAGCCAGAACAACCTGTTAATCATTATAATATACTACTGTAGTTATATAATAATATGAAATCTAGTGAAATTATTTGCCGTATGTTGGCCTGCTCTCCTTTCATGATAGCCCTTCGTTTGTACAGTCTCTGGTTTTTTTATGCGTTCAAAAGTTTCTCGCAATAAACAAAAACAGTAATGAATCCAATGTCAATTTCATAATCAATATGTTCATTGCTTGGGCTTATCTGTTTAGGCATGACCTCAACATTTTTTATTTCTACATTTCTTTGCTGTAATGGTTATACTTTTAATCATTTGCGTAAATCATAAACAGTCACAAATTATTGTTGCAGGGCACCACAATACTTAGTGGAGATTATGATTTTGGGATCCTTGTAGGTGGTGACAGCTTAGCAATTAACCCTGATGGAACACCTGATAAAGAACCGGTTCAAAAGGTTTATCGCTTGGGGGGTGATCCACGAAGCTATATGTTATATGGTCAAGTGGAACCGCGTGGTATTGCAGGCGCGTCCGTGAGTATTTGATCAATAAGGTGAGTCTTTGAGAAAACTACTGGATTATCGAGTCATTGGATTATTTGTTGACAGATACCTGAAAA
This window contains:
- the LOC113337616 gene encoding uncharacterized protein LOC113337616, translated to MDESCEMPEAQKGAGGKTIGASPKVPKTGLKVGLLEDVALSAPRDLVKVSISGAMPVMPPPATSEAQMASPEVPIKGLKEELLEDMATATPLDLVTGTTILSGDYDFGILVGGDSLAINPDGTPDKEPVQKVYRLGGDPRSYMLYGQVEPRGIAGASVSI